A region from the Sphingomonas flavescens genome encodes:
- a CDS encoding response regulator transcription factor, with the protein MTRVLLVDDHPMIAAALEMLLRETDYELLERARTVAEAVKQIAKLKPDLLLLDVHLPDGSGLDLLRKLSLGRARLKVILLTAGMDDSQLLSAQDLRPEGMVLKTSDPGLLLECMDAVVSGQPWIDPEIVERTNQAQERAASAPPLTRRERELVELVRQGLRNRDIAAELGVTEGTVKVYLHAIFDKFKVDNRTELALRAAELVKR; encoded by the coding sequence GTGACCCGAGTACTGCTTGTCGATGACCATCCGATGATTGCGGCGGCGCTGGAAATGCTCCTCCGGGAAACGGATTATGAATTACTGGAGCGCGCACGCACCGTCGCCGAGGCCGTCAAGCAGATCGCGAAGCTGAAGCCAGACCTTTTGCTCCTAGACGTTCATCTGCCGGACGGCTCCGGGCTGGACTTATTGCGTAAGCTGTCGCTTGGCCGGGCACGTCTCAAAGTCATTCTTCTCACGGCGGGGATGGACGATTCTCAGTTACTGTCCGCGCAGGACCTCAGGCCCGAAGGGATGGTGTTGAAGACGTCGGATCCCGGCTTACTGCTCGAATGCATGGATGCGGTGGTGTCGGGTCAGCCCTGGATCGATCCGGAAATCGTCGAGCGCACAAACCAGGCTCAGGAACGCGCGGCCTCCGCCCCGCCGCTGACGCGCCGAGAGCGCGAATTGGTCGAACTCGTGCGCCAGGGCCTGAGAAATCGCGATATCGCGGCTGAACTGGGCGTCACCGAAGGGACGGTAAAAGTCTACCTCCACGCTATTTTCGACAAGTTCAAAGTTGATAACCGGACAGAGTTGGCATTGCGAGCAGCAGAGCTCGTCAAACGGTAA
- a CDS encoding DUF2490 domain-containing protein has protein sequence MLCRATCISLAGMFLAASTGAEARSDSQIWGTASANFKFSDSWRLSEELVTRFSDNRNGLYEIEATTMLNYKVAKDVTLAAGYVHNPQYASGDFTVMERRAREQVTFDNVAKLGRGKLSARLRLEQRWREHIDGTGWRLRPYVKYSLPFAGKAAVNFSSETFFNLNSTSFQRQKGLDRVRNLVSISGPLSTKVNAEVGYMNQHGFVRGGPDSSDNIAYLGLSANF, from the coding sequence ATGCTTTGTCGCGCCACATGTATCAGCTTGGCCGGGATGTTTCTCGCCGCTTCGACGGGCGCCGAGGCGCGGTCGGATTCACAGATTTGGGGAACCGCTTCGGCCAACTTCAAATTCTCGGATAGCTGGCGTCTGTCGGAAGAGCTGGTCACGCGGTTCAGTGACAACAGAAACGGCCTGTACGAAATCGAAGCTACCACGATGCTCAATTACAAGGTGGCGAAAGATGTCACCCTAGCCGCTGGTTATGTTCACAACCCGCAATATGCGAGTGGCGATTTCACGGTGATGGAGCGGCGGGCTCGCGAGCAGGTGACTTTCGACAATGTGGCCAAGCTCGGGCGCGGGAAGTTGAGCGCGCGGCTGCGGCTTGAGCAGCGCTGGCGTGAACACATCGACGGGACAGGGTGGAGACTGCGTCCCTATGTGAAGTATTCCCTTCCTTTTGCCGGCAAGGCGGCAGTCAACTTCAGCAGCGAGACTTTCTTCAATCTCAACTCGACAAGTTTTCAGCGGCAGAAGGGTCTCGATCGCGTCCGCAATCTCGTGTCGATTTCCGGGCCGCTCTCCACCAAGGTCAATGCCGAGGTCGGCTACATGAACCAGCACGGCTTCGTCCGCGGCGGACCGGATAGCAGCGACAATATTGCCTACCTCGGCCTGAGCGCGAACTTTTAG
- a CDS encoding sensor histidine kinase has protein sequence MLAILFLLAVWADRSEPNRSFLGTYGVLILYAAGAAAIAAATWRNWWLDARLAAPMHAFDMAVFTAIIFSTNSATRPFFLFFVLPLLSAAVRWGWRETALTAVVLTAMFLGAGFLLGGTEGWQPERIVTRAGHLITLSLLLIWFGIHQHFSRLFFQPEDIDEGPDQVSNPLVRALGTTMAATGAANGALLIAPMGDEANEGIIITSGNSRSLTLGQPPVASAGASSFIFDISRDRLLTRRERGSFDFGTASSRVSMEEARSIHLSQGLAARVATDTQQGWLLLWNIPDLSCDFIDLGRELGRAAGAIIDRYALLQAIESSTAARTRLGLARDVHDSIVQFLAGAAFRVEAIKRSATAGGSVSQELDELKRLLVEEQGEIRGFLLALRRERELDLSEATAELKMLADRLGQQWSVECHVTAHGDGSTIPIRLQLDLHQLLREAVANAVRHGGANRVDVDLAVEDGELQMTVIDDGSGFTHASGSNVVEPRSLKERVERAHGSLHLTTRPGSTNILISVPLTGAAA, from the coding sequence ATGCTCGCGATCCTGTTCCTGCTTGCCGTATGGGCGGATCGCAGCGAGCCAAATCGCTCATTTCTAGGCACTTATGGGGTTCTGATACTCTACGCGGCCGGAGCAGCGGCGATTGCCGCTGCCACCTGGCGCAACTGGTGGCTCGACGCACGACTGGCGGCGCCAATGCACGCCTTCGACATGGCCGTTTTCACGGCGATCATCTTTTCGACCAATAGTGCCACCAGACCATTCTTCCTGTTTTTCGTATTGCCGCTGTTATCGGCAGCGGTTCGCTGGGGGTGGCGCGAAACCGCGCTGACCGCCGTTGTTCTCACGGCCATGTTTCTAGGGGCGGGCTTTCTTCTGGGAGGGACCGAAGGATGGCAGCCGGAGCGGATCGTGACGCGCGCGGGTCACCTCATCACCTTGTCGCTGCTGCTGATCTGGTTCGGCATTCACCAGCATTTTTCGCGACTGTTCTTTCAGCCTGAAGACATCGATGAGGGGCCTGACCAAGTTTCCAATCCGCTAGTGCGTGCGCTTGGCACGACAATGGCCGCCACCGGCGCAGCAAATGGAGCACTGTTGATCGCTCCAATGGGCGACGAGGCTAATGAAGGCATCATCATCACCAGCGGAAATTCGCGCAGCCTCACGCTGGGCCAGCCTCCCGTCGCTAGCGCGGGTGCCAGTTCCTTCATATTCGATATTTCTCGCGATCGGCTGCTCACCCGGCGGGAACGCGGATCGTTCGATTTTGGAACTGCGTCGTCGCGTGTCTCGATGGAGGAAGCGCGCAGCATCCATCTTTCCCAAGGGCTGGCCGCGCGGGTGGCGACGGATACGCAGCAGGGATGGCTCCTGCTCTGGAATATTCCTGACCTTTCCTGCGATTTCATCGACCTCGGCCGTGAACTGGGAAGAGCGGCCGGCGCGATCATCGATCGGTATGCGCTGCTCCAGGCAATCGAGAGCAGCACCGCTGCAAGGACGCGCTTGGGGTTGGCACGCGATGTCCACGACAGCATCGTACAGTTTCTGGCCGGCGCAGCCTTTCGTGTCGAAGCCATCAAGCGGTCGGCGACGGCTGGGGGCTCGGTGAGTCAAGAGCTCGACGAGCTAAAGCGGCTGCTGGTGGAAGAGCAGGGCGAGATCCGTGGCTTCCTGCTTGCGCTGCGGCGTGAGCGCGAACTCGACCTCTCGGAAGCGACCGCGGAACTGAAGATGTTAGCTGACCGGTTGGGTCAACAATGGTCGGTGGAGTGCCACGTCACTGCGCACGGCGACGGAAGCACGATCCCTATTCGACTCCAGCTCGATCTTCATCAATTGCTGCGGGAAGCGGTAGCCAATGCGGTCCGTCATGGTGGCGCCAATCGCGTCGACGTCGATCTTGCCGTGGAGGATGGGGAGCTGCAAATGACCGTAATTGATGATGGCTCCGGCTTTACTCATGCCTCCGGCTCCAACGTCGTCGAGCCGCGATCTCTCAAGGAACGCGTTGAACGGGCCCACGGCTCCTTGCATCTGACGACCCGTCCGGGTTCCACGAATATTCTGATCTCTGTCCCTTTAACCGGAGCTGCAGCGTGA
- a CDS encoding putative bifunctional diguanylate cyclase/phosphodiesterase, translating to MESSPLRDVQLISRAQLAPFFAIANVVAALMMLANLWDVVSASWLLPWALAVGGVNLVFMQLARHQSITCVGRSGQRVPMWMLIGEIVLRAATFLCVPIYFFPALDSGTQVIAASVMAGLAVGGLGLVVMPQSAMAWMTSFTLGIGGALVIGRHSVPFQHMLSILFTLGVSVTGVMTVARWAFHQLKMNADVGTQSESASLLLQEYEQRGVGWLWQVDADNRCTYISSRMSALLGRPASQLIGHSLPALLGGHAELGKVLLERQPFNALEMELATPRGARWISMAGDPIIDTAGRFEGFRGVGSDITEIRQTQERLTHLANVDVLSGLPNRGRVRQLLGEALRGATSGNVPCAIMFLDLDGFKPVNDTFGHPKGDAVLRAVAKRLVDEVGPHGTVGRMGGDEFAIVVTDAQSRRKVENLADRIIQSIKEPYMIDQTEIRIGVSIGCAFGPIDGATVDDLILKADLALYQAKDAGRGVARYFSSELQSEQEDRVRLEADLRSAISSKQFHLVYQPLINAKTQKLVGFEALIRWNHPQRGFVPPNVFIPVAEETGLMGAIGEFVIDEACRTAATWPEPITVALNISPRQIILPALPNIVSEALARYKLAGNRIELEVTEGVFLGDNGSTLDVLKRLRALGVGIALDDFGTGYSSIGYLNKAVFHKLKIDGSFVREAGSRPENVAIIQSIVQLAKSFRMTVTAEGVETAEDFERMRDLGCDVIQGYLFGKPLPYERANQMVTGLGRKKMAS from the coding sequence TTGGAGAGTTCGCCGCTTCGAGATGTCCAGTTGATTTCGCGCGCCCAACTCGCGCCCTTCTTTGCAATCGCCAACGTCGTCGCGGCTTTGATGATGCTCGCGAACTTGTGGGATGTGGTTTCAGCCAGTTGGCTGCTGCCCTGGGCCCTCGCGGTCGGGGGCGTGAACCTGGTCTTCATGCAGCTTGCGCGCCATCAGTCGATCACCTGCGTCGGACGATCGGGCCAACGGGTCCCGATGTGGATGCTGATCGGTGAGATTGTTCTCCGCGCCGCTACCTTTCTTTGCGTCCCGATTTACTTCTTCCCGGCGCTCGATTCCGGCACCCAGGTCATCGCGGCATCCGTGATGGCGGGCTTGGCGGTCGGCGGGCTTGGCCTTGTTGTCATGCCGCAGTCCGCGATGGCATGGATGACCTCTTTCACGCTGGGCATCGGCGGCGCACTGGTCATCGGACGACATTCAGTGCCGTTCCAGCACATGCTATCGATCCTTTTCACCCTTGGCGTGTCGGTGACGGGGGTCATGACGGTGGCACGCTGGGCGTTCCACCAGCTGAAGATGAACGCGGACGTCGGAACTCAGAGCGAGAGCGCGAGCCTTCTCCTTCAAGAATACGAACAACGCGGCGTGGGTTGGTTGTGGCAGGTCGATGCCGACAACCGCTGCACCTATATCAGCTCACGCATGAGCGCCCTGCTCGGGAGGCCCGCGAGCCAGCTGATCGGGCATTCGCTTCCCGCATTGCTTGGCGGCCATGCGGAGCTCGGAAAGGTCCTGCTCGAACGCCAGCCGTTCAACGCGCTTGAGATGGAGCTGGCGACCCCGCGCGGTGCACGCTGGATCTCGATGGCCGGCGATCCGATCATCGACACCGCGGGGCGCTTCGAAGGTTTTCGCGGCGTCGGCTCGGACATTACCGAGATCCGCCAGACGCAGGAACGCCTGACCCATCTCGCGAACGTCGACGTCCTCTCAGGGTTGCCGAACCGAGGCCGTGTCCGCCAGCTGCTCGGCGAAGCCCTGCGCGGCGCGACTAGCGGCAATGTGCCCTGCGCAATCATGTTCTTAGACCTCGACGGCTTCAAGCCGGTCAACGACACGTTCGGCCATCCCAAGGGTGATGCTGTGCTGCGCGCGGTCGCCAAGCGCCTGGTCGACGAGGTCGGTCCGCATGGCACGGTCGGCCGCATGGGCGGCGATGAGTTCGCGATCGTCGTCACCGACGCGCAAAGCCGCCGTAAAGTGGAAAACTTGGCCGACCGGATCATCCAGTCGATCAAGGAACCCTATATGATCGACCAGACGGAAATCCGCATCGGTGTATCGATCGGCTGTGCCTTCGGTCCGATCGACGGCGCAACGGTCGACGACCTGATCCTCAAAGCCGACCTCGCGCTTTACCAGGCGAAAGATGCCGGTCGCGGCGTTGCGCGCTACTTCTCATCGGAATTGCAGTCGGAGCAGGAAGACCGTGTTCGCCTTGAAGCGGACCTGCGCAGCGCCATCTCGTCCAAGCAGTTCCATCTTGTCTATCAGCCGCTGATCAACGCGAAGACGCAGAAACTCGTCGGGTTTGAAGCGCTGATCCGCTGGAATCACCCGCAGCGCGGCTTCGTCCCGCCGAACGTCTTCATTCCTGTTGCCGAGGAAACCGGCCTCATGGGCGCCATCGGTGAATTCGTCATCGACGAGGCGTGCCGGACGGCTGCAACCTGGCCGGAACCAATCACCGTCGCGCTCAACATCAGCCCGCGCCAAATCATTCTTCCCGCGCTGCCGAACATCGTCAGTGAAGCGCTCGCGCGCTACAAGCTTGCCGGCAATCGAATCGAGCTCGAGGTCACCGAAGGCGTGTTTCTCGGCGATAATGGCTCGACGCTCGATGTCCTCAAGCGTCTCCGCGCGCTTGGTGTCGGGATTGCCCTCGACGACTTCGGAACGGGTTACTCGTCGATCGGCTACCTCAACAAAGCGGTGTTCCATAAGTTGAAGATCGACGGCAGCTTCGTCCGCGAGGCTGGCTCTCGTCCGGAGAATGTCGCCATCATCCAGTCAATCGTCCAACTCGCCAAGAGCTTCCGGATGACGGTGACGGCCGAGGGTGTCGAAACCGCCGAGGATTTCGAGCGCATGCGCGACCTCGGCTGCGACGTCATCCAGGGCTATTTGTTCGGCAAGCCGTTGCCATACGAGCGCGCCAACCAGATGGTCACGGGCCTCGGACGGAAGAAGATGGCGAGTTAG
- a CDS encoding sensor histidine kinase translates to MGLNRPFFDDKNRAFWILQSIGWGGYLFLRTLSGFANNLGWILLVHTLLLTATGYSLTLLMASLYRRLIKITPIWTLILSLAAVIIASVTFSIIETWSVATFLKPEFKPEGLAYLGALPLNFALLAAWTALYYGINYFLLLELEIRQREKLEAQASSAQLAMLRYQLNPHFLFNTLNSISTLVLLKQTERANAMLARLSSFLRYTLANEPTAKVTLAQEVETLKLYLEIEKMRFEDRLRPHFKIESETIGARLPSLLLQPLIENAIKYAVTPAENGADIWLTAMREGQAVRIEVADNGNGHGAELAASPSTGVGLANIRDRLSQAYGGAHRFETKENDRGGFSVILEIPFETGDRAA, encoded by the coding sequence ATGGGGCTCAATCGCCCTTTCTTCGACGATAAAAATCGAGCTTTCTGGATTCTACAATCCATCGGTTGGGGCGGCTACCTGTTCCTCCGCACGCTCTCCGGGTTCGCCAATAACCTTGGCTGGATTCTGCTTGTTCACACGCTGCTGCTGACGGCGACCGGCTATTCGCTGACGCTGCTGATGGCTTCGCTCTATCGGCGGCTAATCAAGATCACGCCGATCTGGACACTCATTTTGTCCCTTGCGGCGGTAATCATCGCGTCGGTGACGTTCTCGATAATCGAAACGTGGAGCGTCGCCACGTTCCTAAAGCCGGAATTCAAGCCTGAGGGACTGGCTTACCTCGGCGCCCTTCCCCTTAATTTTGCACTGCTCGCGGCCTGGACGGCACTCTACTACGGCATCAATTACTTCCTCCTCCTCGAGCTCGAGATCAGGCAGCGCGAGAAATTGGAGGCGCAAGCGTCCAGCGCCCAGCTGGCGATGCTTCGATATCAGCTAAATCCGCACTTTCTTTTCAACACCCTCAATTCGATCTCGACCCTTGTCCTGCTGAAACAGACTGAACGCGCCAATGCGATGCTCGCCCGACTATCTTCGTTCCTGCGCTACACGCTGGCGAATGAGCCGACTGCGAAGGTGACGCTTGCGCAGGAAGTCGAGACGCTGAAGCTTTACCTTGAAATCGAAAAGATGCGCTTTGAGGATCGCCTGCGCCCGCACTTCAAGATTGAGTCGGAAACGATCGGCGCGCGCTTGCCATCGCTCCTCCTTCAGCCGCTGATCGAAAACGCCATCAAATATGCTGTGACGCCGGCGGAAAACGGGGCCGATATCTGGCTCACCGCAATGCGCGAGGGTCAGGCCGTGCGCATCGAGGTCGCGGACAACGGTAATGGACATGGTGCGGAGCTGGCCGCCAGCCCGTCGACGGGCGTCGGTCTGGCGAACATTCGCGACCGGCTGTCGCAGGCCTATGGCGGCGCACATCGGTTCGAGACCAAAGAGAACGACCGTGGGGGCTTTAGCGTTATCCTCGAAATACCCTTCGAAACCGGAGACAGAGCCGCATGA
- a CDS encoding LytTR family DNA-binding domain-containing protein, with the protein MSIRTILVDDEPLATQGLQLRLQAFDDVEIIATAANGREAIRQIKTHKPDLVFLDIQMPGFDGFSVIQGLMDVEPPLFVFVTAYGEHALRAFDAQAVDYLMKPVDEDRLAATMDRVRQRLNERRSAEESERLKEALAEHAPEAAEELADATPDAHAANRFEKMINIKDQGQIFRVDVDTIERIDAAGDYMCIQTGDNTLILRETMKDLEKRLDPRRFQRVHRSTIVNLDLVRQVKPHTNGECFLVLDSGAQVKVSRSYRDVVARFVH; encoded by the coding sequence ATGAGCATTCGGACCATCTTGGTCGACGACGAGCCCCTCGCCACGCAAGGCCTTCAGCTTCGGCTGCAGGCGTTCGACGATGTCGAGATCATCGCGACCGCGGCCAACGGGCGTGAGGCGATCCGTCAAATCAAGACTCACAAGCCTGACCTGGTTTTCCTCGACATCCAGATGCCCGGATTCGATGGCTTCTCCGTCATTCAGGGGCTGATGGACGTCGAGCCGCCATTGTTCGTCTTTGTTACGGCTTATGGTGAGCACGCGCTGCGGGCTTTCGATGCCCAAGCCGTCGATTATTTAATGAAGCCAGTCGACGAAGATCGCCTCGCTGCAACGATGGATCGCGTTCGCCAGCGCCTCAATGAGCGGCGCAGCGCAGAGGAATCCGAACGCCTGAAGGAAGCGCTTGCCGAGCATGCACCGGAGGCGGCGGAAGAACTGGCCGACGCCACGCCGGACGCCCATGCCGCCAACCGCTTCGAGAAGATGATCAACATCAAGGATCAGGGCCAGATCTTCCGGGTCGACGTGGACACAATTGAGCGGATCGATGCCGCGGGCGACTACATGTGCATCCAGACCGGCGACAATACGCTGATCCTGCGCGAGACGATGAAGGACCTAGAGAAGCGGCTCGACCCCCGTCGTTTTCAGCGCGTCCACCGCTCGACCATCGTCAACTTGGACCTGGTGCGCCAGGTCAAGCCGCATACCAACGGCGAGTGCTTCCTCGTTTTGGACTCCGGCGCGCAAGTGAAGGTCTCGAGGTCGTATCGCGATGTCGTCGCTAGGTTCGTGCATTAG
- a CDS encoding ATP-binding protein produces the protein MAALGETERALVNAIDEAAFIVAGNLVVLANPSAQELLGQRVEGRDVRLAIRHPQALELILSNRSGDVDASGIVEPGRSWRIVIRRLPNGAAFVRMIDRSASVSAEKMRVDFVANASHELRTPLSTVIGYAETLAEEGELPAEMRLKFGRTIRDEARRMLRIIEDLMSLSRIEADRFLAPADVVDIADIVGTSVANAGHVRENAACKVLVDLAPDLGSVRGDRGQLIQLFDNLIGNAVRYGCEGPGAVINVRGQRDGGWIKLCVQDHGPGIAREHLPRLTERFYRADAARSRESGGTGLGLAIVKHIVERHRGLLDIQSIVGAGTTVTVRLPAAS, from the coding sequence ATGGCGGCTCTTGGTGAAACCGAACGTGCGCTGGTTAATGCGATCGACGAGGCGGCGTTTATCGTCGCGGGCAATCTCGTCGTGCTCGCCAATCCTTCCGCGCAGGAGCTGTTGGGGCAGCGCGTGGAGGGGCGTGACGTCCGGCTAGCGATCCGGCACCCGCAGGCGCTCGAACTGATCTTGTCGAACCGCTCGGGCGATGTCGATGCCAGCGGCATTGTCGAGCCCGGCCGGTCGTGGCGGATCGTCATCCGGCGTTTGCCGAATGGCGCTGCCTTCGTTCGGATGATCGATCGCTCGGCCTCGGTCTCCGCCGAGAAAATGCGCGTGGATTTCGTCGCGAATGCCAGCCACGAGCTTCGAACTCCGTTATCCACCGTGATCGGGTACGCGGAAACCCTCGCGGAGGAGGGCGAACTTCCAGCAGAGATGCGACTGAAGTTCGGCCGAACCATCCGCGATGAGGCGCGGCGGATGTTGCGGATCATCGAAGATCTGATGAGCCTTTCACGAATTGAGGCCGACCGCTTTCTTGCTCCTGCGGATGTTGTGGACATTGCGGACATCGTGGGAACGTCGGTCGCCAATGCCGGGCATGTTCGGGAAAATGCGGCTTGCAAGGTTTTGGTCGATTTGGCGCCGGACCTGGGCTCGGTGCGCGGGGACAGAGGCCAGTTGATCCAGTTGTTCGACAACTTGATCGGCAATGCCGTTCGCTACGGCTGCGAAGGGCCCGGCGCCGTCATAAACGTCCGCGGTCAGCGGGACGGCGGCTGGATTAAGCTTTGCGTGCAAGACCATGGCCCCGGGATCGCTCGCGAACATCTTCCGCGCCTGACCGAGCGGTTCTACCGCGCAGACGCAGCGCGCAGCCGTGAGAGCGGTGGAACCGGTCTCGGCCTTGCAATCGTCAAGCACATTGTCGAGCGGCACCGCGGCCTACTCGACATCCAAAGCATCGTTGGGGCCGGCACGACCGTTACTGTTCGCCTGCCCGCCGCGTCGTAA
- a CDS encoding PAS domain-containing protein — MADGAEGQPKAPAGTPGPIAELLLSGSLDGGKVDFSAVLAIADLLPVMIAYVDRDLRLGFVNQPLAEWFEIPRRKLLGARILDIIGEDRFHQRLPNYERVLGGQRLFFASDFDHPTRGSVALQSNFIPWTGHDGTVQGFLILQQDVTEQRTAERALRESEERFRRIANSAPALMWVTRLDRVRDFVNEAYAEFACGPGCSLEKARKLDWRGRIHPDDVDRIVAESIAGEASLKPFTLEGRYKRHDGEYRWLRSVSQPRFGPDGELVGFIGVGSDITLAKEAELELRRQVDERTAQLAASEAQFRAIFEAALEVLVLLKPDGTVLAINNRREAWRHRHPADAIGQKLWDSPTMRAFPQHIPLLKKAVSAAARGKVFTTEVQMDSGPTPTAHLDVSVQPVRDDAGKIIYLLFEARDITDLKVAQEQLRQSQKMEALGQLTGGIAHDFNNLLTVVVGGLDIIAKRAEDSKTKRYAENALAAAERGARLTGQLLAFSRLQRLEVRPTHVAPVIENMRPLLRNVLGPGITKQFDLDQAVMPVMADPTQLEVAVLNLAINARDAMPNGGTLTFASRKVTVPIGSELEAGEYIELSISDTGEGMPQEVLERAFEPFFTTKEVGKGTGLGLSMVYGMARQSGGTARLESAPGKGTTVTLLFRKAEMTETGISDVGEDATGLAAAGEASSILVIDDDPDVRGFIVDSLDDQGFAVREASDGAQGLKLLEAQRADLVVLDFIMPGMSGAEVAKAIRERWPDQAILFVSGYSETEAVRSTAPDAPLLAKPFRAAALQKAVRGALSVSAKVH, encoded by the coding sequence ATGGCAGACGGAGCAGAAGGACAGCCAAAGGCTCCCGCGGGGACGCCAGGCCCGATAGCTGAACTACTCCTCAGCGGCAGCTTGGACGGCGGCAAAGTCGACTTCTCGGCGGTGCTGGCAATCGCTGATTTGTTGCCGGTGATGATTGCCTACGTCGATCGCGACCTCCGTCTCGGCTTCGTCAATCAGCCGCTTGCGGAATGGTTCGAGATTCCCCGCAGGAAACTTCTCGGCGCTCGCATTCTGGACATCATTGGCGAGGATCGTTTCCACCAAAGGCTTCCAAATTATGAGAGGGTGCTCGGGGGTCAGCGGCTGTTCTTCGCGAGCGACTTCGACCATCCGACGCGCGGCAGCGTCGCCCTGCAGAGCAATTTTATCCCGTGGACGGGCCACGATGGCACGGTTCAAGGTTTCCTCATTCTCCAGCAGGACGTCACCGAGCAGCGAACCGCGGAGCGGGCGCTTCGGGAGAGCGAAGAGCGATTTCGTCGCATCGCGAATTCAGCCCCCGCTCTGATGTGGGTGACCCGGCTCGACCGGGTGCGAGACTTCGTCAACGAAGCTTACGCCGAGTTTGCCTGTGGGCCGGGCTGCAGCCTTGAGAAGGCCCGGAAGCTCGACTGGCGAGGCCGTATCCATCCTGACGACGTCGATCGGATCGTCGCTGAAAGCATTGCCGGCGAGGCGTCGCTCAAACCTTTCACGCTGGAAGGCCGATACAAGCGGCATGACGGGGAATATCGCTGGTTGCGTTCGGTTTCCCAGCCCCGGTTCGGACCGGATGGGGAGTTGGTCGGCTTCATCGGCGTCGGCAGCGATATCACTTTAGCGAAAGAAGCGGAGCTCGAACTCCGTCGTCAGGTGGACGAACGGACAGCCCAATTGGCAGCGTCGGAAGCGCAGTTCCGCGCCATTTTCGAGGCTGCACTTGAAGTGCTCGTGCTGCTGAAGCCTGACGGCACGGTTCTCGCCATCAACAATCGGCGCGAAGCCTGGCGCCATCGGCACCCTGCTGACGCGATTGGACAAAAGCTTTGGGATTCGCCGACGATGCGGGCGTTCCCGCAACATATCCCATTGCTCAAGAAGGCCGTCTCCGCTGCGGCCAGGGGGAAGGTCTTTACCACCGAGGTCCAGATGGACAGCGGGCCGACTCCTACCGCTCATCTCGACGTTTCGGTTCAACCGGTCCGCGACGATGCCGGAAAGATTATCTACCTACTTTTTGAAGCCCGGGACATCACGGACTTGAAGGTTGCCCAGGAGCAACTTCGGCAAAGCCAGAAAATGGAAGCGCTGGGGCAGCTCACCGGCGGTATTGCGCATGATTTCAACAATCTTCTCACCGTCGTCGTGGGAGGGCTGGATATCATCGCCAAGCGCGCCGAGGACTCAAAGACGAAACGCTACGCTGAGAATGCCCTCGCCGCGGCAGAGCGCGGCGCGCGTCTGACCGGCCAACTGCTGGCTTTTAGCCGGCTTCAACGACTTGAGGTCCGACCGACGCACGTCGCGCCGGTGATCGAAAACATGCGGCCGCTGCTCCGGAATGTTCTGGGTCCTGGCATCACTAAGCAATTCGACCTCGATCAAGCCGTCATGCCTGTAATGGCAGATCCCACCCAGCTGGAAGTCGCGGTTCTTAACCTCGCCATCAACGCGCGCGACGCCATGCCCAATGGCGGAACTTTGACCTTTGCAAGTCGCAAGGTGACTGTACCGATTGGTTCAGAGCTGGAGGCGGGCGAATATATCGAACTGAGCATCAGTGACACTGGCGAAGGCATGCCGCAGGAAGTCCTGGAGCGCGCGTTCGAGCCCTTCTTCACAACGAAGGAAGTGGGCAAAGGGACTGGGCTCGGCTTGTCCATGGTCTACGGAATGGCACGTCAGTCAGGCGGAACTGCGCGGCTGGAGAGCGCGCCAGGCAAGGGGACCACCGTCACTCTGTTGTTCCGCAAGGCGGAGATGACGGAGACTGGAATCAGCGACGTTGGAGAAGACGCAACCGGACTGGCAGCCGCCGGCGAGGCCAGTTCGATCCTCGTCATCGACGATGATCCGGATGTGCGAGGCTTCATCGTCGACAGCTTGGATGACCAGGGATTTGCGGTCCGTGAAGCCAGCGACGGGGCGCAAGGGTTAAAGCTTCTCGAGGCACAACGGGCTGACCTCGTCGTGCTCGATTTCATCATGCCGGGCATGTCGGGAGCCGAAGTCGCCAAGGCTATTCGCGAGCGATGGCCTGATCAGGCAATCCTCTTCGTTTCCGGATACAGCGAGACCGAGGCGGTTAGGAGCACAGCGCCGGACGCGCCGTTGCTCGCAAAGCCATTTCGCGCAGCGGCCCTACAAAAGGCAGTTCGCGGCGCGCTATCGGTCAGTGCGAAGGTCCATTAA